The genome window CATAGGGTTCGATTGGAGTGTCCTAAAGGACGACGCGAAGCTAGTGCCGTGGCATACCGCTTCGCATATAGTTACTTTTAATCAAACCTTTTTCTTCTCTACTTTTGCCAGTCTTTTTTTTCTTTTTTGTCCCGTACAGAGGGCCGATTTACATAATAAGCAGGCGATCGCATTTTGGGAAACGGAAAGGAAAAATCGATCTTATTTGTTTGAGTTGTAGAAGTAGAAAGCAAAGCCAGAAATTTACTAACTGGATTGTTTAGAGAGCTTTTGTTTGGTTGCGACTGAGATACGTATATTCCTGCTGCTAGAGCAAATTCTTGGAGAGTAATTGAGACGAAATGATATTTTAGGGCAAATAGATTTCATTCACTCTTTATTTGAGATAGCTGTGTAAAAAAGAGGATTAATTAGAGGATTTTAAGTTCTTTCTTTACTTTTTTACTTTTTCTCCTCTTTTTGCAACACTACCCAAATTGAATTAGTTTAAGTGAGATAATAAAATTTAAAAGGAAGTCTCCCGACCACAAATCAGAAATTATGAAAACGATTGTTAAACTTAAAATTGAACGATTTGAAGAACAAGGACAAGAATATTTTGTTGCCACTAGTGATGATATACAGGGATTAGTTGCCGAAGGCAATACAGTAGAAGAAGCAGTAGCTATAGCAGAAGATCTTGCTCATCACCTTCTATAACTTGATCGTCAGCAAGAAAATGTAACAACAAATTTTCAAGTAATGCCACAACAGTTTGAATACCCTTTAATTATTGAGGTTTAATGGGTAGATTAGCAGGTTTTTCTTATCGAGA of Coleofasciculaceae cyanobacterium contains these proteins:
- a CDS encoding DUF1902 domain-containing protein, whose amino-acid sequence is MKTIVKLKIERFEEQGQEYFVATSDDIQGLVAEGNTVEEAVAIAEDLAHHLL